The DNA sequence CTGTCAGCAAGGCAATCGTCAAGCTGAAAGAACTGGACATTCCCTGTGAGGCGCATGTGATGAGTGCGCACCGTACCCCGGACGCAGCCATTGCTTTTGCACGCGGCGCAAAAGCGGCGAGCTTTGGCGTGATTATCGCGGCGGCCGGCATGGCGGCGCACCTTGCGGGCATTCTGGCAGCCAACACGACACTGCCGGTCATCGGCATTCCCATGAAGTCTTCAAACCTCGGCGGTATGGAAGCACTGCTGGCCACTGTACAGATGCCCAGCGGCATTCCAGTTGCAACGGTCGCCATTGACGGTGCTGTAAATGCGGCGATTCTTGCCGCGCAGATTCTGGCGCTTTCGGACGATGCGCTGGCGGGCAAGCTGCAGCAGGCCAAGAAGGATATGGCGGCTGGTGTTGCCAAAAAAGATGCAGCTGTTCAAGAGAAAGTAAAGGAACTGTAAGCCGTTTTTCTGTTCTGTGCCGCCGCCCGGCCGGGAAGGCGGACAGAGGACCCATGGAGGGGACAAATGAATCAAAATAGTTACAGTGACAGCTACCGGCAGGCCGGTGTGGACGTGACGGCGGGCTACAAATCCGTAGAACTGATGAAGCAGTATGTTGCCCGCACCCTTACGCCAGGTGTTGTTTCGGGTATCGGCGGTTTTGGAGGACTGTTCCAGCCAGACCTTTCCGGCATGCAGGAACCGGTGCTGGTCAGCGGCACGGACGGCGTGGGCACCAAACTGAAGGTCGCGTTCCTGATGGACAAGCACGACACCGTTGGTATTGACTGCGTAGCGATGTGTGTGAATGACGTCATTTGCTGCGGCGCGCAGCCACTGTTCTTCTTAGACTATATCGCTACGGGGAAAAACATTCCGGAAAAGACCGCGGCCATCGTCAGCGGCGTAGCAGAGGGCTGTGTGCAGTCCGGCAGCGCCTTGATTGGCGGCGAAACAGCAGAACATCCCGACCTGATGCCGGAGGATGAGTACGATTTGGCGGGCTTCTCCGTTGGAATCGTGGACAAGGCGAAAATCATAGACGGCAGCAAGGTGAAACCGGGCGATGCACTGATTGGCCTTGCTTCCAGCGGCGTGCATTCCAACGGCTTTTCCCTGGTGCGCCGTGTACTGCACCTGACGGACAGCGCCGCAGCACAGCGCCGTGTGCCGGAACTCGGCGGAACCTTGGGCGAAACTCTGCTTACCCCGACACGCATTTATGTAAAATCCATGCAGAAGCTAATGCAGGCAGTGGAAGTAAAGGCTGTGTCCCATGTGACAGGCGGCGGCTTTTACGAAAATATCCCGCGCATGCTGCACCCCGGCCTGACGGCAAAGATTGAACTTGGCTCCTTTGCAAAGCTGCCTATTTTCTCCGTTATCCAGCAGGCGGGGAAGATTTCTGACCATGATATGTACAATACCTTTAATATGGGCATTGGTATGTGCTGCGCCGTGGCAAAGGAAGACGCCCAAAAGGCAGTCACCGTGCTGCAGCAGGCCGGTGAAACTGCTTCGGTTATTGGCGAGATTGTCGCTGGGGAGGACGGCGTAGTGCTATGCTGAACATTGCTGTGCTGGTTTCCGGCGGCGGTACCAACCTGCAGGCCCTTATCAACGCGCAGGACCGCGGAGAAATTCCGGACGGCCGCATTACACTGGTCGTTTCCAGCAATCCCGGCGCGTATGCGCTGCAGCGTGCCGAAAAGGCGAACATCCCGACAACTGTCCTGCGGCGGCGGACTTTTGCGCGGCAGGAGGACTACGACACAGCCCTATTGCAGGTACTGGACCAAAACCACACCAGTTTGATCATTCTGGCAGGTTTTATGACCATCATCAGTGAGCAGGTTATCCGTGCGTACCGCAACCGCATCATTAACATTCACCCATCGCTGATTCCCTCTTTCTGCGGGGAGGGCTTTTATGGGCTGCATGTGCATGAAGCGGCACTGGCACGCGGTGTCAAAGTAACCGGCGCCACCGTTCATTTTGTAAATGAAATTTGTGATGGCGGACCGATTATTTTACAGAAAGCGGTTGCCGTGCAGTCCGGCGATACACCGGAAATTTTGCAGCGCCGTGTGATGGAACAGGTTGAGTGGAAGCTGCTGCCAAAGGCGGCTGCGCTGTTCTGTGCCGGCCGGCTGCACGTGACAAACGGAGTCGTAACCATTGACGAGGAGGCAGAAGCATGAAACTGACAGATTTGGCACAGGAGCTTTCTTCCTGCACATATCCCGGCCGCGGCATCATTCTTGGCCGAAGCGAGGACAACGGCAGCGCGGTCATTGCGTACTTTATTATGGGCCGCAGTGAAAACAGCCGCAACCGTATCTTTGTTCCGACAGCGGACGGCATTCAGACCAAAGCATTTGACGAAGGCAAAATGACGGACCCGTCCCTCATCATTTATGCACCGGTGCGGCAGTATCAAGATAAAACCATCGTGACAAACGGCGACCAGACTGATACCATCTATGATGTCATGCAGGCGGGCCGCTGCTACCGCCACGCACTGCTGCAGCGCACGTTTGAGCCGGACAGCCCCAACTTCACCCCGCGTATCAGCGGTGTTGTAAAGCCGAACGGTGGTTTTAACCTGTCCATTTTGAAAAGCGACAACGGCGACAAAGACAATACACTGCGGTATTTCTATGAGTATGAAAGCTGCCGCGCGGGACAGGGACGTTATATCCACACCTACCTCGGTGATGGCAGCCCGCTGCCTAGCTTCGATGGAGAACCGACACTGGTTACGATACCGGGAAATCTGGAAACTTTCACCCGCACCGTATGGGACAACCTGAACAGTGACAATAAAGTTTCCCTATATACCTGCTTTATCGATTTACAGACCGGCAAGCATACTTCTAAAATCGTCAATAGAAATGTTTGAGGAGGGCAATGTATGAAAGAACTGGAATTGAAATATGGCTGCAACCCGAACCAGAAGCCTGCGCGTGTCTTTATACGGCAGGGTGAACTGCCCATTCAAGTATTAAATGGCCGTCCCGGCTATATCAATTTGCTGGACGCACTCAACTCTTGGCAGTTGGTGCATGAGCTGAAAACAGCCACCGGCCTTGCCAGTGCCGCCTCTTTCAAGCACGTTAGTCCAGCGGGTGCCGCGGTGGCAACCGAACTTTCCGATACATTGAAAAAGATCTATTTTGTAGATGACTTGCAGCTTTCTCCGCTGGCATCAGCCTATGCCGCCGCACGCGGCGCGGACCGGATGTCCTCCTACGGTGATTGGGCCGCTTTGTCCGATACCTGCGACAAAGAAACCGCTCTGTTTTTAAAGCGGGAAGTGTCCGACGGCGTCATTGCCCCTGGCTACACCGATGAGGCTTTGCAGATATTGAAAAAGAAGCGCCGCGGCAGCTACAATGTGGTGCAGATTGACGCTTCTTATGTCCCCGCGGACGTGGAGCAGAAGGACGTTTTCGGCGTTACTTTTGAGCAGTGCCGCAATAACTTTAAAATCAACAATGCCCTGCTGGAAAATATTGTGACGGAGCAAAAGGACCTGCCCGAAAGTGCCAAGCGCGATATGCTCCTTTCTCTTATTACACTGAAGTATACCCAGAGCAACTCGGTCTGCTATGTAAAGGATGGCAAGACGATTGGTGTCGGTGCTGGCCAGCAGAGCCGTATCCATTGCACCCGTCTTGCCGGTAATAAAGCGGACGTTTGGTGGCTGCGTCAGCACCCGAAGGTGCTTGCCCTGCAGTTTGTGGACGGCATTCATCGGCCGGACCGCGACAACACGATTGATAACTATATTTCCAACGAGTGGGAGGACCTGCTGGAAACGGACAACTGGAAGCAGTTTCTGAAAGTAAAGCCGGAACCGCTGACATGCGAGGAAAAGAAAGAATGGGCGGCGAAGCTTTCCGGTGTAACACTGGGCAGCGACGCTTTCTTCCCCTTTGGCGACAACATCGAGCGCGCACACAAAAGCGGCGTGAAGTATGTGGCCGAACCTGGTGGTTCTATCCGTGACGACAATGTCATTGATACCTGCAACAAGTACGGAATGGTCATGGCGTTCACCGGTATGCGCCTGTTCCACCACTAAGAACGGCAGAAGAAGGGGAGCATTGCAATGAAAATTCTGGTAGTCGGCGGCGGCGGCCGAGAACACGCCGTTATCCGTCAACTGATGGAGAGCCGCCGCGCGGACAAAATTTACTGCGCACCCGGCAACGGCGGCATTGGCTGTGATGCTGAAAACGTGCCGATTGCAGCGACAGATGTAGCGGGTATGGTGGACTTTGCGAAGAAAAACGATATTGACATGGTGTGTGTCACGCCGGATGACCCGCTGGCGGCGGGTATGGTCGATGCCTTTACCGAGGCTGGCATTCCAGCTTTTGGCCCGAACCGCGCCGCGGCGCAGATTGAGGCCAGCAAGGTATTCAGTAAGAACCTGATGAAAAAATATCATATTCCCACAGCGGCGTATGAAGTTTTTGATACACCGGAAAAAACGCTTGCCTATGTTCGGAAACAAAACCGCTATCCGGTCGTTATCAAGGCGGACGGCCTTGCGCTGGGCAAAGGCGTTATCATTGCGCAGAACTTTGATGAGGCAAAGGATGCCGTGCATACCATCATGGAGGACAAGGTGTTCGGCAATTCCGGCAATCAAGTGGTTGTTGAAGAATTCCTGACTGGTCCGGAAGTCAGTGTGTTAGCCTTTGCGGACGGCAAAACGCTGAAGCCAATGGTCAGCAGCAAGGACCATAAGCGTGCGCTGGATGGAAACAAGGGCAAAAACACCGGCGGAATGGGTACCATTAGCCCGAACCCTTCCTATACCGATGCCATTGCCGACGAATGCATGAAGACTATTTTTATGCCGACATTGAAGGCCATGAATGCAGAGGGCCGGCCGTTTAAGGGCTGCCTGTATTTTGGACTGATGCTGACGCCGGACGGCCCGAAAGTCATTGAGTACAATTCCCGTTTCGGTGACCCGGAGGCACAGGTTGTGCTGCCACGGTTGAAAACGGACCTTGTCGATATTTTTGAAGCGACCATCAACGGCACACTGGATAAAATCGATATTCAGTGGAAAAAGGAAGCCTGCGCCTGTGTCATTATGGCGAGCGGCGGCTATCCGGGCAGCTACAAAAAAGGACTGGAAATTTCCGGTCTGGACCAGAACGGCCAAGTGGAGGGCGCAATGGTTTATCATGCCGGCACGCTGAAAAAGGACGGAAAGTTTTATACCAACGGCGGCCGTGTGCTGGGCGTTACCTGCACCGGAGCCACTTTGGAAGAAGCACTGCAGAAATCTTATACGGCTGTTGCAAAGATTCACTGGGATGGTGTACAGTACCGTCATGACATTGGCCACGCCTAAAAACACAATCTAGCCAAGACAGCAAAGTCACCGCAGAAACGTTTCTGCGGTGACTTTTTTGTACAAAAGAAAAAAGAATTGCATTAAAGAGCGGCGGCAGAAATTTTCTGCCGCCGCTCTTTAATGCTTAAATGCGTTTATTTTGCCAGTGCACGAGTCAGCCATGCGTCTGCAATATCCATTGCCAAGTACAGGCCGGACTTTTCACTGTTCTTTACGATTTGTTTGCGGGACTGCATGGCTGGGTCCGTCAGCATCAGCTGTACGGCTACTTTGTCAGCCACATCCATGTCCTTTACCTTTTTTGTGCTCTTAATTTCCAGCCGGCAGACATACCGGTCCTTCATGCTGCCATAGTACAGTACATTGCCGCTGCGCACCAGCGGTTTGCCTTTGTACATGGGGAACTTTGGTTCCGTTTTCTTTTCGCTCAATAGGAGGCCTCCTTTTTAGGCGGAAGTTAGGTTCAGGTCTGCAGATAAGATTTTACCAGTACCTGCAAAAGTTCATCTCGGTCGACCTTGCGGATAAGGCTGCGCGCGTTGTTGTGGGTGGTGATATACGTTGGGTCTTCCGAAAGAATATATCCCACTATTTGGCTGATGGGGTTGTATCCTTTTTCCTGTAAAGCCTGGTATACCGTCGTCATAATTTTTTTAATATCTTCTTCCCGGTTGCCGCCAATCGAAAAGGTCATGGTCTTATCCTGCATACGATCACCTCCTAATATAAAGTTATCATACATCAGAAAGTGGTAAAATGCAAGGCAGGAAATGTGAATAATTGGGCATGACTTTTTAAAAAGCAGTGTATTTTTGCGGTTTTTTGGGAAGAAATGTGCATATTACTCGCGCAGGGCGGCACCGATTTTCTCCAGTTCCTTCATTACGCGGTGCAGGGAGCTGTTTATCTGTTCGTCCGTCAGGGTAGTGTCCGGGCTGCGTAGGACCAAGCTGAAGGCTACACTCTTTTTGCCGCGGGAAATCTGCTCGCCGCGGTACACATCAAAAACGCTGATGGTTTCCAGCAGCTTACCGGCGCCGCGGCGGATAGCCTTTTCCAGGTCACCGACAGGCACTTCGGCGTCACAGATGAGCGCAAGGTCACGGGTGACAGCCGGGAACTTCGGCAGGGTACGGTAGGTGTGCTGCGTGTGGGCGTGCTTGCGCAGCACCGGCACGTCCAGCGTAAAGGTATACACGCGGGTGTCGAGGGAATAGTTTTCCGCCGCAGTGGGGTGTACTTCCCCGAGAATGCCCAGGGTGTCCTCACCGGCGGACAGCTTTGCGCAGCGGCCGGGGTGGTAGCTGCATGCGTCTTTGCAGGCAGTGATGTCCCAATCGTCAACGCAGAGCTTTGCCAACAGTGTTTCTACCATGCCTTTGGCAGTAAAGAAGTCATAGCCCTCACCGTACATGCCGCAGATGAGTGTGGGACGCTCCTCCGGCAGGGCGTCCGGGCCATCAGCGGGCAGGTAAACGTTGGCCAGCTCGTACAGGCACGCCTGCGGGTTGCGGTTGTTGTAGTTGCGCGACAGAATCTGTAGCACGGAGGGCAGCAAAACCGTGCGCATAATGCTGGTATCCTCACCCAGCGGATTGCGCAGGGTAACGGAAGTACGCAGTGGGTCGTTTGCCGGCATGAGAATTTTGTCATATTCTTTGGGAGAAATAAAGGAATAGGACATAATTTCGTCCGCACCCAGTGCCTGCATTTCGTTGTGCACAGTGCGCAGAAAATGCTGCTTGGGTGTCAGTACACCCTCGGCGCCGCCGGGCAGCTTTTTGCTTTGAATGCTGTTGTAGCCGTAGAAACGGGCGACTTCTTCTGCAATATCCGCCTTATGCTCCAGGTCGGGGCGGAAGGTCGGCACCAAAATATCGTCACCGTCGAATTCACACTCCAGCTTCAGAAGAATTTTCTTCATCATTTCGGGGGCAATATCCGTGTGCAGGAAGCGGTTGGTCCAATCCGGCTCGAAACGGATGCGGTGTTTTTCCTTGCTGGAGTGGTCGTCCACGATGATGCCGTCCATGACGTCGCCGGCGTCCAGCATTTCCACCAGTTCGCAGGCACGGTTAATCGCGGGAATACAGTTGTTGGGGTCCAGTCCCTTTTCATAGCGGCCACTTGCCTCGGTACGCAGGCTCTGGTCACGCGCGGTCGTGCGAATACTGGGGCCGCTGAAGCAGGCGGACTCAAAAACGATGGTCGTGGTATTGTCCGTAATACCGCTGTTCTCGCCGCCCATAACACCGGCAATGGCCATGGGCTTGCTGCTGTCAGTGATGACCAGCTGCTTTTCAGTCAGGGTGTGCTTGTCGCCGTCTAGGGTCGTGATGGTTTCACCCGGTTTGGCATGGCGTATACGAATGGTGCGATCCTGCACGCTCTCCAGGTCGAAAGCGTGCATGGGCTGACCGTATTCCAGCATGACGTAATTTGTAATATCCACAATGTTGTTGATGGGGCGTACACCCATGGCGCGCAGGCGTTCCCGCATCCACAGCGGCGAGGGTTTGACACGCACATTTTTTACAACACGGTTTGTATAAATGGAGCACAGGTCCGGTGCCTCAATCTTCACGTCCAGCAGGCCGGTACAGTCACCGGCACCGCCCTTGACAACCGGCGTGTGCAGTTTGAGCGGTAGGTGGAAAGTTGCCGCTGCCTCACGTGCCAGGCCGATGACGGAGAAGCAGTCCGGCCGGTTGGAGGTGATTTCAAACGCAACGGTCGTGTCATTCAGACCCAGCGCCTCATGAATATCCATACCCAGCTGCAGCTTGCAGCCGTCCGTTTCCGTCAGCACCATAATGCCATCCTCTATGGTGGAGGGGAAGTCATGGGTAGTCAGACCAAGCTCGGCAATGCCGCACAGCATACCGTTGCTTGCCACACCGCGCAGCTTGCCGCGCTTAATTTTCTTGCCGCCGGGCAGGGTGCTGCCGTGCAGTGCGACCGGCACATAGTCGCCGACCTTCAGGTTTTGGGCGCCGGTGACAATCTGCAGCGGCTCCTCGTTTTCATTTACCGTTGTTTTGGTAATCCACAGGTGGTCACTGTCTGGATGGCGTTCCAGCGATAAAACTTTGCCGACCACCACTTTGGAAATCTCTTCACCTTCGGTGCTCCAGCTTTCCACTTTGCTGCCGCTGAGGGTAATAGATTCTGTGAACTGGCGCAGCGGCATGGGGGGCAGGTCCACAAATTCTTTGAGCCAACGCATTGAAAGATTCATTATTTAATATATCCCACACTTTCCGTTATACACTGAGTAATTACACCGCTTCAGAACTGTTCCAAAAAGCGGACGTCATTTTCGTAAAACAGACGCATATCATCGATGTTATACCGACGCATGGCGATGCGTTCCAAACCGATGCCGAACGCAAAGCCGGAGTACTCCTCCGGGTCAATGCTGCAGTTGGAAAGGACCTTCGGGTGCACCATGCCGCAGCCGAGAATTTCAATCCAGCCTTCGCCCTTACACAGGCGGCAGCCTTTGCCGTGGCAGTTGAAGCACTGTACGTCCACTTCGGCGCTGGGCTCCGTGAAGGGGAAGTGATGCGGACGGAAACGTACTACGCTGTCCTCACCGTACAGGCGCTTAATAAATGTTTCCAGTGTGCCCTTCAGGTCGGCAAAGGTAATGCCGTGGTCCACGACCAGCCCCTCTATCTGGTGGAACAGCGGGGAGTGAGTGGCGTCTACAGCGTCACTGCGGTAAACACGCCCCGGCGCGATGATGCGGATAGGCGGTTTCTGGCTCTGCATGGTGCGCACCTGCACCGGGCTGGTCTGGGTACGCAGCAGGACCTTGTCGTTGATATAGAAAGTATCCTGGTCGTCGCGGGCCGGGTGGTCCTTTGGAATATTCAGTGCCTCAAAATTGTAGTAGTCATACTCTACTTCCGGGCCTTCTGCGATGCTGAAGCCCATGCCGAGGAAAATCTCTTCGAGGTCTTCCAGTGTCAGCGTTAGCGGGTGTTTGCAGCCCAGATGGCGCTGTTTGCCGGGCAGGGTTACGTCCACCGCTTCGGCCTGCAGGCGATGCTGCAGTTCCAGCTGCTTCAGTTCCTCCCGACGCTCTGCAACAGCGTCCTCTATTTTGGCGCGCACGTCGTTGGCCAGTTTGCCGACCACGGGGCGTTCTTCCGCGGACAGATTTCGCATCTGTTTGAGAATGCCCGTTAGGGAACCTTTTTTTCCAAGGTAGCGCACACGCAGCTCGTCCAGCCCCTTCTGGCTGTCGGCGCCGTGCAGCTCCTGCAGCGCTTTGCTGCCGAGTGCCTGCAGTTCTTCTTTTATCATGTTACGGTCCTCATCCTTTCCGCCGCAAATAAAAAAAGCCCCCGCCCCACATAAGGGGCGAAGGCTTGTAAATCTTCGCGGTACCACCCTAATTTTATACTTTTGCAGCCGATAACGGGGCCGTCCGTTCCCGCCTACTAAAAGGTGCAGTTCAGCGGGAACGCTCAAAAGGGAACTTCACAAACCCGGTGCAGGCGGGCACGTTTTCAGCCGACGGCGTGCCCTCTCTGTTCCTGTGCGGCGGGTGCTACTTCCTTTGTCACAGCGTTTACGGGGATATTTAAATTTATTATAGCATGGGTAGCCCGGAAATGCAAGGTGGAGCGTCTCCGGCCGTTGTATTTCTGCTCCGCCTATGTTACAATATTTAGCATATAAAGAACTGCCATAAAAGCTAAAATGCGGAAAACCGGAGGAACCCTGCAAATGGACATTTTCTGTGAAGAGATTATCAAACGTAAATTCAGCGCAAAGGACGCGGGCATTTTGCTTTTGTGTCTGGTCGGCGCCGTTGTCATTCTGCTGTTACCCATGATTTTCACGCCGCTGCTGTACTTCTTTATCTTTATTTTGGCCGGTGTTGGTTTTGGCCTGTATTACCTCATCACCAGTATCGACTGGGAGTTTGAGTACAGCATTACAAACGGCGACTTCACCTGTGATAAAATCATTCACCGCCGCAAGCGCAAGCCGCAGTTTTCCATTAACCTGCACGATACAGAGGAGATTGGAAAATACGACCCGCAGAAATTTACCGGCAGAAAATTTGATTACGTTTATCGGGTGGGTCGAACTGTCGGCGGCACCGACGGGGAGTGGTATTTGGCTGGCCATTACGGACAATACGGCAGACTGCTGGTGGTTTTTAGTCCCAGTGATAAAGTACTGAATGCGATTCATCCGTTCATCAAGCGTACAGTGGACACTTCCGCGTTGCCGAAACCGCAGGCGGCGGACAAACCGGCATGCTGACGACAGGGCTTGACTTGTGTGAGATTGACCGTATTCGGCACTCCATGCGGAACCCGCGCTTTTGCGGGCGCGTTTTGGGAGAATGGGAATATGAGCAGCTGAAAGAACGCGGGTTTCCGCCGCAGAGTGTTGCGGCTTCTTTCAGCGCAAAAGAAGCGTTTGGTAAGGCGATGCACACGGGCCTTGCCGGCTTTTCCCTGCGGGAAGTGCAGCTGATGCGCAAGCCGAACGGTGTACCGTACCTCGCATTAAGCGGCGCGGCGGCACGGCTGGCGGACGGGTGGCAGTTTTCGGTCAGCGTGACGCACACTGCTGCTACGGCGGCGGCGGTCGTACTGGGTGAACGAAAGGACGCTGAAATATGAATTGGATTCCTGAACAGCTTGCTTTTTCTGTTGCGAAGCAGCGCCCAAAGGACAGCAACAAAGGCACCTTCGGGCGCCTTTTGTGTATCTGCGGCAGTGCGGGTATGGCCGGGGCCGCTATGCTGTGTACAGGTGCGGCCCTGCGCTGCGGCACGGGACTGGTGGACGCCGCTCTGCCGGAGAGTATTTACCCCATTGTGGCGTCCCGTCTGCCGGAAGCGGTGTATACCGTTTATCGGGAGGACGACTTTTCACCGGTACTGCACTCCCTGCGGAAAGCCTCCGCCTGCGTGCTGGGGTGCGGCCTTTCCACTGCGCACCCCGAACGGGTGCGGAATGTATTGCGTGCCTGCTGTGATCCGCTGGTGTTGGACGCCGACGGTCTGAACTGCATTGCAGAAGATGTTTCCGTGCTGGACACAGTTTCGGCGCCGCTGGTGCTTACGCCACATCCGGGAGAGATGGCACGGCTGCTGCATTGCTCGGTCGAAGATGTGCAGGCGGACCGCGTCGGTGCGGCCGCTTCTTTCGCGGCAGAGCACAAAGTCATTCTGGTGCTGAAAGGCGCCGGCACACTGGTTGCTGCTCCAGACGGTCGTTTGCTGAAAAACCCGACCGGTAATCCTGGCATGGCGCGCGGCGGAAGCGGTGACCTGCTGGCGGGCATGATTGGCGCTTTTTTAGCACAGGGAATAGAACCGTATACGGCCGCTG is a window from the Caproicibacterium lactatifermentans genome containing:
- the acpS gene encoding holo-ACP synthase, which gives rise to MLTTGLDLCEIDRIRHSMRNPRFCGRVLGEWEYEQLKERGFPPQSVAASFSAKEAFGKAMHTGLAGFSLREVQLMRKPNGVPYLALSGAAARLADGWQFSVSVTHTAATAAAVVLGERKDAEI
- the purN gene encoding phosphoribosylglycinamide formyltransferase, yielding MLNIAVLVSGGGTNLQALINAQDRGEIPDGRITLVVSSNPGAYALQRAEKANIPTTVLRRRTFARQEDYDTALLQVLDQNHTSLIILAGFMTIISEQVIRAYRNRIINIHPSLIPSFCGEGFYGLHVHEAALARGVKVTGATVHFVNEICDGGPIILQKAVAVQSGDTPEILQRRVMEQVEWKLLPKAAALFCAGRLHVTNGVVTIDEEAEA
- the purD gene encoding phosphoribosylamine--glycine ligase gives rise to the protein MKILVVGGGGREHAVIRQLMESRRADKIYCAPGNGGIGCDAENVPIAATDVAGMVDFAKKNDIDMVCVTPDDPLAAGMVDAFTEAGIPAFGPNRAAAQIEASKVFSKNLMKKYHIPTAAYEVFDTPEKTLAYVRKQNRYPVVIKADGLALGKGVIIAQNFDEAKDAVHTIMEDKVFGNSGNQVVVEEFLTGPEVSVLAFADGKTLKPMVSSKDHKRALDGNKGKNTGGMGTISPNPSYTDAIADECMKTIFMPTLKAMNAEGRPFKGCLYFGLMLTPDGPKVIEYNSRFGDPEAQVVLPRLKTDLVDIFEATINGTLDKIDIQWKKEACACVIMASGGYPGSYKKGLEISGLDQNGQVEGAMVYHAGTLKKDGKFYTNGGRVLGVTCTGATLEEALQKSYTAVAKIHWDGVQYRHDIGHA
- the pheS gene encoding phenylalanine--tRNA ligase subunit alpha, with product MKEELQALGSKALQELHGADSQKGLDELRVRYLGKKGSLTGILKQMRNLSAEERPVVGKLANDVRAKIEDAVAERREELKQLELQHRLQAEAVDVTLPGKQRHLGCKHPLTLTLEDLEEIFLGMGFSIAEGPEVEYDYYNFEALNIPKDHPARDDQDTFYINDKVLLRTQTSPVQVRTMQSQKPPIRIIAPGRVYRSDAVDATHSPLFHQIEGLVVDHGITFADLKGTLETFIKRLYGEDSVVRFRPHHFPFTEPSAEVDVQCFNCHGKGCRLCKGEGWIEILGCGMVHPKVLSNCSIDPEEYSGFAFGIGLERIAMRRYNIDDMRLFYENDVRFLEQF
- a CDS encoding phosphoribosylaminoimidazolecarboxamide formyltransferase; this translates as MKELELKYGCNPNQKPARVFIRQGELPIQVLNGRPGYINLLDALNSWQLVHELKTATGLASAASFKHVSPAGAAVATELSDTLKKIYFVDDLQLSPLASAYAAARGADRMSSYGDWAALSDTCDKETALFLKREVSDGVIAPGYTDEALQILKKKRRGSYNVVQIDASYVPADVEQKDVFGVTFEQCRNNFKINNALLENIVTEQKDLPESAKRDMLLSLITLKYTQSNSVCYVKDGKTIGVGAGQQSRIHCTRLAGNKADVWWLRQHPKVLALQFVDGIHRPDRDNTIDNYISNEWEDLLETDNWKQFLKVKPEPLTCEEKKEWAAKLSGVTLGSDAFFPFGDNIERAHKSGVKYVAEPGGSIRDDNVIDTCNKYGMVMAFTGMRLFHH
- a CDS encoding IMP cyclohydrolase is translated as MKLTDLAQELSSCTYPGRGIILGRSEDNGSAVIAYFIMGRSENSRNRIFVPTADGIQTKAFDEGKMTDPSLIIYAPVRQYQDKTIVTNGDQTDTIYDVMQAGRCYRHALLQRTFEPDSPNFTPRISGVVKPNGGFNLSILKSDNGDKDNTLRYFYEYESCRAGQGRYIHTYLGDGSPLPSFDGEPTLVTIPGNLETFTRTVWDNLNSDNKVSLYTCFIDLQTGKHTSKIVNRNV
- a CDS encoding NAD(P)H-hydrate dehydratase gives rise to the protein MNWIPEQLAFSVAKQRPKDSNKGTFGRLLCICGSAGMAGAAMLCTGAALRCGTGLVDAALPESIYPIVASRLPEAVYTVYREDDFSPVLHSLRKASACVLGCGLSTAHPERVRNVLRACCDPLVLDADGLNCIAEDVSVLDTVSAPLVLTPHPGEMARLLHCSVEDVQADRVGAAASFAAEHKVILVLKGAGTLVAAPDGRLLKNPTGNPGMARGGSGDLLAGMIGAFLAQGIEPYTAAAAAVYLHGLAGDRCAARFSQQAMLPHDMLNELPRIFLRIENTRRI
- the purM gene encoding phosphoribosylformylglycinamidine cyclo-ligase, whose product is MNQNSYSDSYRQAGVDVTAGYKSVELMKQYVARTLTPGVVSGIGGFGGLFQPDLSGMQEPVLVSGTDGVGTKLKVAFLMDKHDTVGIDCVAMCVNDVICCGAQPLFFLDYIATGKNIPEKTAAIVSGVAEGCVQSGSALIGGETAEHPDLMPEDEYDLAGFSVGIVDKAKIIDGSKVKPGDALIGLASSGVHSNGFSLVRRVLHLTDSAAAQRRVPELGGTLGETLLTPTRIYVKSMQKLMQAVEVKAVSHVTGGGFYENIPRMLHPGLTAKIELGSFAKLPIFSVIQQAGKISDHDMYNTFNMGIGMCCAVAKEDAQKAVTVLQQAGETASVIGEIVAGEDGVVLC
- the purE gene encoding 5-(carboxyamino)imidazole ribonucleotide mutase — its product is MATKKVAVIMGSDSDFPTVSKAIVKLKELDIPCEAHVMSAHRTPDAAIAFARGAKAASFGVIIAAAGMAAHLAGILAANTTLPVIGIPMKSSNLGGMEALLATVQMPSGIPVATVAIDGAVNAAILAAQILALSDDALAGKLQQAKKDMAAGVAKKDAAVQEKVKEL
- the pheT gene encoding phenylalanine--tRNA ligase subunit beta, whose product is MNLSMRWLKEFVDLPPMPLRQFTESITLSGSKVESWSTEGEEISKVVVGKVLSLERHPDSDHLWITKTTVNENEEPLQIVTGAQNLKVGDYVPVALHGSTLPGGKKIKRGKLRGVASNGMLCGIAELGLTTHDFPSTIEDGIMVLTETDGCKLQLGMDIHEALGLNDTTVAFEITSNRPDCFSVIGLAREAAATFHLPLKLHTPVVKGGAGDCTGLLDVKIEAPDLCSIYTNRVVKNVRVKPSPLWMRERLRAMGVRPINNIVDITNYVMLEYGQPMHAFDLESVQDRTIRIRHAKPGETITTLDGDKHTLTEKQLVITDSSKPMAIAGVMGGENSGITDNTTTIVFESACFSGPSIRTTARDQSLRTEASGRYEKGLDPNNCIPAINRACELVEMLDAGDVMDGIIVDDHSSKEKHRIRFEPDWTNRFLHTDIAPEMMKKILLKLECEFDGDDILVPTFRPDLEHKADIAEEVARFYGYNSIQSKKLPGGAEGVLTPKQHFLRTVHNEMQALGADEIMSYSFISPKEYDKILMPANDPLRTSVTLRNPLGEDTSIMRTVLLPSVLQILSRNYNNRNPQACLYELANVYLPADGPDALPEERPTLICGMYGEGYDFFTAKGMVETLLAKLCVDDWDITACKDACSYHPGRCAKLSAGEDTLGILGEVHPTAAENYSLDTRVYTFTLDVPVLRKHAHTQHTYRTLPKFPAVTRDLALICDAEVPVGDLEKAIRRGAGKLLETISVFDVYRGEQISRGKKSVAFSLVLRSPDTTLTDEQINSSLHRVMKELEKIGAALRE
- a CDS encoding IreB family regulatory phosphoprotein, whose amino-acid sequence is MQDKTMTFSIGGNREEDIKKIMTTVYQALQEKGYNPISQIVGYILSEDPTYITTHNNARSLIRKVDRDELLQVLVKSYLQT